From a region of the Salvelinus alpinus chromosome 2, SLU_Salpinus.1, whole genome shotgun sequence genome:
- the LOC139563646 gene encoding differentially expressed in FDCP 6 homolog isoform X1 yields MELRAELLKSIWYAFTSLDVEKSGKVSKSQLKVLSHNLYTALNIPHDPVALEDHFRDDDDGPVSNQGYMPYLNKFILDKVVEGTFVKENVDEFCWTLCAKKNYRPKNGVDVLPDKDAFHLWCLFNFLSEDNYPLVLVQEEVEYLLKKICIAMSVELSCVDMEDFISQEAVQQSGITVWSFLDLVNTGRLTRGMEKDSVTMAIDEVYQEIAGNIIKQGYLWKKGHLRRNWNERWFSLQPCTLHYYVSEDRKECKGCIELGHNCCVEVLPDKEGKRCMFCVKTLTKTYEMSAPDTKQRQEWTTAIQTAIRLCVEGKKSLHKDLKLRRREQREERERRRTAKEEELQSLRLLQWERESKLAELELLQDAQKQAQTALLQEEQKRRQHVELQRTLQEQLQQAEEARASIQAEMALKEVETERQRRRIRELEVMQLRLEEALHQEMRARQDEEIYFLAQARLLVEEEDKMKALLALQEEQEQYILKTQREKQELKQEMVTKSQALEEAQHQLEKVRTSRHRMDQDIAAAQRKLRHASTSVKHWNIQVNRLTHPNGPREDPLLEAQGSQLCLCPPYETRAYACTIRGTKERRRSEERVNISGREEMRLSQAPNEDMDCA; encoded by the exons GTGTTGTCTCATAACCTATACACTGCGCTGAACATCCCACACGACCCTGTGGCTCTAGAGGACCACTTCAGAGACGATGATGATGGGCCAGTGTCCAACCAGGGGTACATGCCCTACCTCAACAAATTCATACTGGACAag GTGGTTGAGGGCACGTTTGTTAAGGAGAATGTAGATGAGTTCTGCTGGACTCTCTGTGCCAAAAAGAACTACCGGCCTAAAAATGGCGTGGACGTTCTGCCTGATAAAGATGCCTTCCATCTTTGGTGCCTCTTCAACTTCCTGTCTGAAGACAATTATCCACTGGTCCTGGTCCAAGAGGAG GTGGAATATCTCCTGAAGAAGATCTGCATAGCCATGAGTGTGGAGTTGAGCTGTGTGGACATGGAAGACTTCATCTCCCAGGAGGCTGTGCAGCAGAGCGGCATCACAGTGTGGTCCTTCCTGGACTTGGTCAACACCGGGAGGCTGAccagagggatggagaaggacTCTGTTACGATGGCGATAGACGAGGTCTACCAGGAGATAGCTGGCAATATCATAAAACAG GGGTATTTGTGGAAGAAGGGCCACTTGCGGAGGAACTGGAATGAGCgctggttctctctccagccctgcACTCTGCATTACTATGTCAGTGAGGACCGCAAGGAGTGTAAAGGCTGCATCGAGCTGGGCCACAACTGCTGTGTGGAG GTGCTGCCAGATAAGGAGGGGAAGAGGTGTATGTTCTGTGTGAAGACGCTCACTAAGACCTACGAGATGAGCGCCCCTGACACCAAGCAGAGACAGGAGTGGACCACAG CGATCCAGACAGCCATCCGTCTGTGTGTGGAGGGGAAGAAGTCCCTGCATAAGGACCTGAAGCTGCGACGCAGGGAgcaaagggaggagagggagaggagacgcACCGCCAAGGAGGAGGAGCTCCAAAGTCTGCGCCTCCtccagtgggagagggagagcaagtTGGCTGAGCTGGAGCTACTACAG GATGCGCAAAAGCAGGCTCAGACAGCTCTGCTGCAGGAGGAGCAGAAGAGGAGACAACATGTGGAGCTGCAGAGAACCCTGCAGGAGCAGCTACAGCAGGCTGAGGAg GCGCGGGCCAGCATTCAGGCAGAAATGGCCCTcaaggaggtagagacagagcgtCAGAGAAGGAGGATAAGGGAGCTGGAGGTGATGCAGCTCCGCCTGGAGGAGGCCCTGCATCAGGAGATGAGAGCTAGACAAGACGAGGAGATCTACTTCCTCGCACaggccag GCTGctggtagaggaggaggataagaTGAAGGCCCTGCTGGCCCTCCAGGAGGAACAGGAGCAGTACATCCTGAAGAcccagagagagaagcaggagcTCAAGCAAGAGATGGTAACCAAGTCCCAGGCTTTGGAGGAGGCCCAACACCAGCTGGAGAAAGTTCGGACCAGCCGGCACAGAATGGACCAGGACATTGCA GCTGCTCAAAGGAAGCTGCGACATGCCAGCACCAGCGTCAAACACTGGAATATCCAGGTGAACAGACTGACACATCCTAATGGACCG agagAAGACCCTCTCTTGGAAGCTCAGGGGTCCCAGTTGTGTCTGTGCCCTCCCTACGAAACCCGGGCCTACGCCTGTACCATCAGAGGaacgaaagagagaaggagaagtgaggagagagtgaacatcagtggaagagaggagatgcGTCTGTCTCAAGCCCCCAATGAGGACATGGACTGTGCCTGA
- the LOC139563646 gene encoding differentially expressed in FDCP 6 homolog isoform X3: MELRAELLKSIWYAFTSLDVEKSGKVSKSQLKVLSHNLYTALNIPHDPVALEDHFRDDDDGPVSNQGYMPYLNKFILDKVVEGTFVKENVDEFCWTLCAKKNYRPKNGVDVLPDKDAFHLWCLFNFLSEDNYPLVLVQEEVEYLLKKICIAMSVELSCVDMEDFISQEAVQQSGITVWSFLDLVNTGRLTRGMEKDSVTMAIDEVYQEIAGNIIKQGYLWKKGHLRRNWNERWFSLQPCTLHYYVSEDRKECKGCIELGHNCCVEVLPDKEGKRCMFCVKTLTKTYEMSAPDTKQRQEWTTAIQTAIRLCVEGKKSLHKDLKLRRREQREERERRRTAKEEELQSLRLLQWERESKLAELELLQDAQKQAQTALLQEEQKRRQHVELQRTLQEQLQQAEEARASIQAEMALKEVETERQRRRIRELEVMQLRLEEALHQEMRARQDEEIYFLAQARLLVEEEDKMKALLALQEEQEQYILKTQREKQELKQEMVTKSQALEEAQHQLEKVRTSRHRMDQDIAAAQRKLRHASTSVKHWNIQVNRLTHPNGPVERRPSLGSSGVPVVSVPSLRNPGLRLYHQRNEREKEK, encoded by the exons GTGTTGTCTCATAACCTATACACTGCGCTGAACATCCCACACGACCCTGTGGCTCTAGAGGACCACTTCAGAGACGATGATGATGGGCCAGTGTCCAACCAGGGGTACATGCCCTACCTCAACAAATTCATACTGGACAag GTGGTTGAGGGCACGTTTGTTAAGGAGAATGTAGATGAGTTCTGCTGGACTCTCTGTGCCAAAAAGAACTACCGGCCTAAAAATGGCGTGGACGTTCTGCCTGATAAAGATGCCTTCCATCTTTGGTGCCTCTTCAACTTCCTGTCTGAAGACAATTATCCACTGGTCCTGGTCCAAGAGGAG GTGGAATATCTCCTGAAGAAGATCTGCATAGCCATGAGTGTGGAGTTGAGCTGTGTGGACATGGAAGACTTCATCTCCCAGGAGGCTGTGCAGCAGAGCGGCATCACAGTGTGGTCCTTCCTGGACTTGGTCAACACCGGGAGGCTGAccagagggatggagaaggacTCTGTTACGATGGCGATAGACGAGGTCTACCAGGAGATAGCTGGCAATATCATAAAACAG GGGTATTTGTGGAAGAAGGGCCACTTGCGGAGGAACTGGAATGAGCgctggttctctctccagccctgcACTCTGCATTACTATGTCAGTGAGGACCGCAAGGAGTGTAAAGGCTGCATCGAGCTGGGCCACAACTGCTGTGTGGAG GTGCTGCCAGATAAGGAGGGGAAGAGGTGTATGTTCTGTGTGAAGACGCTCACTAAGACCTACGAGATGAGCGCCCCTGACACCAAGCAGAGACAGGAGTGGACCACAG CGATCCAGACAGCCATCCGTCTGTGTGTGGAGGGGAAGAAGTCCCTGCATAAGGACCTGAAGCTGCGACGCAGGGAgcaaagggaggagagggagaggagacgcACCGCCAAGGAGGAGGAGCTCCAAAGTCTGCGCCTCCtccagtgggagagggagagcaagtTGGCTGAGCTGGAGCTACTACAG GATGCGCAAAAGCAGGCTCAGACAGCTCTGCTGCAGGAGGAGCAGAAGAGGAGACAACATGTGGAGCTGCAGAGAACCCTGCAGGAGCAGCTACAGCAGGCTGAGGAg GCGCGGGCCAGCATTCAGGCAGAAATGGCCCTcaaggaggtagagacagagcgtCAGAGAAGGAGGATAAGGGAGCTGGAGGTGATGCAGCTCCGCCTGGAGGAGGCCCTGCATCAGGAGATGAGAGCTAGACAAGACGAGGAGATCTACTTCCTCGCACaggccag GCTGctggtagaggaggaggataagaTGAAGGCCCTGCTGGCCCTCCAGGAGGAACAGGAGCAGTACATCCTGAAGAcccagagagagaagcaggagcTCAAGCAAGAGATGGTAACCAAGTCCCAGGCTTTGGAGGAGGCCCAACACCAGCTGGAGAAAGTTCGGACCAGCCGGCACAGAATGGACCAGGACATTGCA GCTGCTCAAAGGAAGCTGCGACATGCCAGCACCAGCGTCAAACACTGGAATATCCAGGTGAACAGACTGACACATCCTAATGGACCGGTAG agagAAGACCCTCTCTTGGAAGCTCAGGGGTCCCAGTTGTGTCTGTGCCCTCCCTACGAAACCCGGGCCTACGCCTGTACCATCAGAGGaacgaaagagagaaggagaagtga
- the LOC139563646 gene encoding differentially expressed in FDCP 6 homolog isoform X2 yields MELRAELLKSIWYAFTSLDVEKSGKVSKSQLKVLSHNLYTALNIPHDPVALEDHFRDDDDGPVSNQGYMPYLNKFILDKVVEGTFVKENVDEFCWTLCAKKNYRPKNGVDVLPDKDAFHLWCLFNFLSEDNYPLVLVQEEVEYLLKKICIAMSVELSCVDMEDFISQEAVQQSGITVWSFLDLVNTGRLTRGMEKDSVTMAIDEVYQEIAGNIIKQGYLWKKGHLRRNWNERWFSLQPCTLHYYVSEDRKECKGCIELGHNCCVEVLPDKEGKRCMFCVKTLTKTYEMSAPDTKQRQEWTTAIQTAIRLCVEGKKSLHKDLKLRRREQREERERRRTAKEEELQSLRLLQWERESKLAELELLQDAQKQAQTALLQEEQKRRQHVELQRTLQEQLQQAEEARASIQAEMALKEVETERQRRRIRELEVMQLRLEEALHQEMRARQDEEIYFLAQARLLVEEEDKMKALLALQEEQEQYILKTQREKQELKQEMVTKSQALEEAQHQLEKVRTSRHRMDQDIAAAQRKLRHASTSVKHWNIQREDPLLEAQGSQLCLCPPYETRAYACTIRGTKERRRSEERVNISGREEMRLSQAPNEDMDCA; encoded by the exons GTGTTGTCTCATAACCTATACACTGCGCTGAACATCCCACACGACCCTGTGGCTCTAGAGGACCACTTCAGAGACGATGATGATGGGCCAGTGTCCAACCAGGGGTACATGCCCTACCTCAACAAATTCATACTGGACAag GTGGTTGAGGGCACGTTTGTTAAGGAGAATGTAGATGAGTTCTGCTGGACTCTCTGTGCCAAAAAGAACTACCGGCCTAAAAATGGCGTGGACGTTCTGCCTGATAAAGATGCCTTCCATCTTTGGTGCCTCTTCAACTTCCTGTCTGAAGACAATTATCCACTGGTCCTGGTCCAAGAGGAG GTGGAATATCTCCTGAAGAAGATCTGCATAGCCATGAGTGTGGAGTTGAGCTGTGTGGACATGGAAGACTTCATCTCCCAGGAGGCTGTGCAGCAGAGCGGCATCACAGTGTGGTCCTTCCTGGACTTGGTCAACACCGGGAGGCTGAccagagggatggagaaggacTCTGTTACGATGGCGATAGACGAGGTCTACCAGGAGATAGCTGGCAATATCATAAAACAG GGGTATTTGTGGAAGAAGGGCCACTTGCGGAGGAACTGGAATGAGCgctggttctctctccagccctgcACTCTGCATTACTATGTCAGTGAGGACCGCAAGGAGTGTAAAGGCTGCATCGAGCTGGGCCACAACTGCTGTGTGGAG GTGCTGCCAGATAAGGAGGGGAAGAGGTGTATGTTCTGTGTGAAGACGCTCACTAAGACCTACGAGATGAGCGCCCCTGACACCAAGCAGAGACAGGAGTGGACCACAG CGATCCAGACAGCCATCCGTCTGTGTGTGGAGGGGAAGAAGTCCCTGCATAAGGACCTGAAGCTGCGACGCAGGGAgcaaagggaggagagggagaggagacgcACCGCCAAGGAGGAGGAGCTCCAAAGTCTGCGCCTCCtccagtgggagagggagagcaagtTGGCTGAGCTGGAGCTACTACAG GATGCGCAAAAGCAGGCTCAGACAGCTCTGCTGCAGGAGGAGCAGAAGAGGAGACAACATGTGGAGCTGCAGAGAACCCTGCAGGAGCAGCTACAGCAGGCTGAGGAg GCGCGGGCCAGCATTCAGGCAGAAATGGCCCTcaaggaggtagagacagagcgtCAGAGAAGGAGGATAAGGGAGCTGGAGGTGATGCAGCTCCGCCTGGAGGAGGCCCTGCATCAGGAGATGAGAGCTAGACAAGACGAGGAGATCTACTTCCTCGCACaggccag GCTGctggtagaggaggaggataagaTGAAGGCCCTGCTGGCCCTCCAGGAGGAACAGGAGCAGTACATCCTGAAGAcccagagagagaagcaggagcTCAAGCAAGAGATGGTAACCAAGTCCCAGGCTTTGGAGGAGGCCCAACACCAGCTGGAGAAAGTTCGGACCAGCCGGCACAGAATGGACCAGGACATTGCA GCTGCTCAAAGGAAGCTGCGACATGCCAGCACCAGCGTCAAACACTGGAATATCCAG agagAAGACCCTCTCTTGGAAGCTCAGGGGTCCCAGTTGTGTCTGTGCCCTCCCTACGAAACCCGGGCCTACGCCTGTACCATCAGAGGaacgaaagagagaaggagaagtgaggagagagtgaacatcagtggaagagaggagatgcGTCTGTCTCAAGCCCCCAATGAGGACATGGACTGTGCCTGA
- the LOC139563646 gene encoding differentially expressed in FDCP 6 homolog isoform X4, producing the protein MELRAELLKSIWYAFTSLDVEKSGKVSKSQLKVLSHNLYTALNIPHDPVALEDHFRDDDDGPVSNQGYMPYLNKFILDKVEYLLKKICIAMSVELSCVDMEDFISQEAVQQSGITVWSFLDLVNTGRLTRGMEKDSVTMAIDEVYQEIAGNIIKQGYLWKKGHLRRNWNERWFSLQPCTLHYYVSEDRKECKGCIELGHNCCVEVLPDKEGKRCMFCVKTLTKTYEMSAPDTKQRQEWTTAIQTAIRLCVEGKKSLHKDLKLRRREQREERERRRTAKEEELQSLRLLQWERESKLAELELLQDAQKQAQTALLQEEQKRRQHVELQRTLQEQLQQAEEARASIQAEMALKEVETERQRRRIRELEVMQLRLEEALHQEMRARQDEEIYFLAQARLLVEEEDKMKALLALQEEQEQYILKTQREKQELKQEMVTKSQALEEAQHQLEKVRTSRHRMDQDIAAAQRKLRHASTSVKHWNIQVNRLTHPNGPREDPLLEAQGSQLCLCPPYETRAYACTIRGTKERRRSEERVNISGREEMRLSQAPNEDMDCA; encoded by the exons GTGTTGTCTCATAACCTATACACTGCGCTGAACATCCCACACGACCCTGTGGCTCTAGAGGACCACTTCAGAGACGATGATGATGGGCCAGTGTCCAACCAGGGGTACATGCCCTACCTCAACAAATTCATACTGGACAag GTGGAATATCTCCTGAAGAAGATCTGCATAGCCATGAGTGTGGAGTTGAGCTGTGTGGACATGGAAGACTTCATCTCCCAGGAGGCTGTGCAGCAGAGCGGCATCACAGTGTGGTCCTTCCTGGACTTGGTCAACACCGGGAGGCTGAccagagggatggagaaggacTCTGTTACGATGGCGATAGACGAGGTCTACCAGGAGATAGCTGGCAATATCATAAAACAG GGGTATTTGTGGAAGAAGGGCCACTTGCGGAGGAACTGGAATGAGCgctggttctctctccagccctgcACTCTGCATTACTATGTCAGTGAGGACCGCAAGGAGTGTAAAGGCTGCATCGAGCTGGGCCACAACTGCTGTGTGGAG GTGCTGCCAGATAAGGAGGGGAAGAGGTGTATGTTCTGTGTGAAGACGCTCACTAAGACCTACGAGATGAGCGCCCCTGACACCAAGCAGAGACAGGAGTGGACCACAG CGATCCAGACAGCCATCCGTCTGTGTGTGGAGGGGAAGAAGTCCCTGCATAAGGACCTGAAGCTGCGACGCAGGGAgcaaagggaggagagggagaggagacgcACCGCCAAGGAGGAGGAGCTCCAAAGTCTGCGCCTCCtccagtgggagagggagagcaagtTGGCTGAGCTGGAGCTACTACAG GATGCGCAAAAGCAGGCTCAGACAGCTCTGCTGCAGGAGGAGCAGAAGAGGAGACAACATGTGGAGCTGCAGAGAACCCTGCAGGAGCAGCTACAGCAGGCTGAGGAg GCGCGGGCCAGCATTCAGGCAGAAATGGCCCTcaaggaggtagagacagagcgtCAGAGAAGGAGGATAAGGGAGCTGGAGGTGATGCAGCTCCGCCTGGAGGAGGCCCTGCATCAGGAGATGAGAGCTAGACAAGACGAGGAGATCTACTTCCTCGCACaggccag GCTGctggtagaggaggaggataagaTGAAGGCCCTGCTGGCCCTCCAGGAGGAACAGGAGCAGTACATCCTGAAGAcccagagagagaagcaggagcTCAAGCAAGAGATGGTAACCAAGTCCCAGGCTTTGGAGGAGGCCCAACACCAGCTGGAGAAAGTTCGGACCAGCCGGCACAGAATGGACCAGGACATTGCA GCTGCTCAAAGGAAGCTGCGACATGCCAGCACCAGCGTCAAACACTGGAATATCCAGGTGAACAGACTGACACATCCTAATGGACCG agagAAGACCCTCTCTTGGAAGCTCAGGGGTCCCAGTTGTGTCTGTGCCCTCCCTACGAAACCCGGGCCTACGCCTGTACCATCAGAGGaacgaaagagagaaggagaagtgaggagagagtgaacatcagtggaagagaggagatgcGTCTGTCTCAAGCCCCCAATGAGGACATGGACTGTGCCTGA